A DNA window from Caulobacter mirabilis contains the following coding sequences:
- a CDS encoding group III truncated hemoglobin, whose protein sequence is MTEPFPFHATPYTPEEARARREAAVARAKAETGIDEALIDQLVERFYDKVRADDLLAPVFAAQIDDWGPHLAQMKLFWGSVALSTGLYNGRPMPKHMRLPVDAEHFDRWLALFEATARELLSPAGAEHVMVRARRIAESLELGVANANNVMLGVGERYRR, encoded by the coding sequence GTGACCGAGCCTTTTCCCTTCCACGCCACCCCGTACACGCCCGAAGAGGCCCGCGCCCGCCGCGAGGCCGCCGTGGCCCGCGCCAAGGCCGAGACCGGCATCGACGAGGCGCTGATCGACCAGCTGGTCGAACGCTTCTACGACAAGGTCCGCGCCGACGACCTGCTGGCCCCGGTGTTCGCCGCCCAGATCGACGACTGGGGTCCGCACCTGGCGCAGATGAAGCTGTTCTGGGGCTCGGTGGCGCTGTCGACCGGCCTCTACAACGGCCGCCCGATGCCCAAGCATATGCGGCTGCCGGTCGACGCCGAGCATTTCGACCGCTGGCTGGCGCTGTTCGAGGCGACCGCCCGCGAGCTGCTGAGCCCCGCCGGAGCGGAGCACGTCATGGTCCGGGCGCGCCGCATCGCCGAGAGCCTGGAACTGGGCGTCGCCAACGCCAACAACGTCATGCTCGGCGTCGGCGAACGGTACCGGCGGTAG
- a CDS encoding NADH:flavin oxidoreductase/NADH oxidase family protein, whose product MSPFDPLTLPNGAVVPNRIAKASMEENMSDAGLGPSAELKRLYRAWAEGGSGLILSGNVMIDSRAMTGPGGVVLEDDARLDDFREWARIGRAGGAQFWLQINHPGRQMRADMGQETLAPSAVALDLGGASKMFPMPRAMTEAEIAEVIARFARTAALAEAAGFTGVQVHAAHGYLLSQFLSPLANRRADDWGGSLENRARLLIESVKAVRAAVSPGFCVSVKLNSADFQRGGFAPEEARQVVEMLAGLGVDLIELSGGSYEAPAMQGEARDGRTLAREAYFLEFAGEIAANATVPVMVTGGIRRLPVVRQVLDGGVAMAGIASALALEPDLPNRWRAGEDRSPQLAPISWKNKMMAAMAYMAMIKVQLHRVGAGRAPKPKVSPLWAIVGDVLRTSKRTKLYRRRLAA is encoded by the coding sequence GTGTCTCCCTTCGATCCTCTGACCCTGCCGAACGGCGCCGTCGTCCCCAACCGTATCGCCAAGGCGTCGATGGAGGAGAACATGTCCGACGCCGGCCTCGGTCCGTCGGCGGAGCTCAAGCGCCTGTATCGGGCCTGGGCCGAGGGCGGCTCCGGCCTGATCCTGAGCGGCAACGTGATGATCGACAGTCGCGCCATGACCGGTCCCGGCGGCGTGGTGCTGGAAGACGATGCGCGACTGGACGATTTCCGCGAATGGGCCCGCATCGGCCGGGCCGGCGGCGCACAGTTCTGGCTGCAGATCAACCATCCGGGCCGCCAGATGCGCGCCGACATGGGGCAGGAGACCCTGGCGCCTTCGGCCGTGGCCCTGGACCTGGGCGGGGCCTCGAAGATGTTCCCCATGCCCCGCGCCATGACCGAGGCCGAGATCGCCGAGGTGATCGCCCGCTTCGCCCGAACCGCCGCCTTGGCCGAGGCGGCGGGTTTCACCGGCGTCCAGGTTCACGCGGCGCATGGCTACCTGCTCAGCCAGTTCCTGTCGCCTCTGGCCAACAGGCGCGCGGACGACTGGGGCGGGTCGCTGGAGAACCGCGCCCGTCTGCTGATCGAGTCGGTGAAGGCCGTGCGGGCGGCGGTGTCGCCGGGCTTCTGTGTGTCGGTGAAGCTGAACTCGGCCGACTTCCAGCGCGGCGGCTTCGCGCCGGAGGAGGCGCGCCAGGTGGTCGAGATGCTGGCCGGACTTGGCGTCGACCTGATCGAGCTCTCCGGCGGCAGCTATGAAGCCCCGGCCATGCAGGGGGAGGCCAGGGACGGTCGGACCCTGGCGCGGGAGGCCTACTTCCTGGAGTTCGCCGGCGAGATCGCCGCGAACGCGACCGTGCCGGTGATGGTGACCGGCGGCATCCGCCGGCTGCCGGTGGTGCGGCAGGTGCTGGACGGCGGCGTGGCCATGGCGGGGATCGCCTCGGCCCTGGCGCTGGAGCCCGATCTGCCGAACCGCTGGCGGGCGGGGGAGGACCGCAGCCCGCAGCTGGCGCCGATTTCCTGGAAGAACAAGATGATGGCCGCAATGGCCTATATGGCGATGATCAAGGTCCAGCTTCACCGGGTCGGCGCGGGTCGGGCGCCGAAGCCGAAAGTGTCGCCGCTTTGGGCCATCGTCGGCGACGTCCTGCGGACCTCGAAGCGGACGAAGCTGTACCGGCGGCGGCTGGCTGCTTAG
- the uvrA gene encoding excinuclease ABC subunit UvrA: protein MAEQLNFIRVRGAREHNLKDVSLDIPRGELVVITGLSGSGKSSLAFDTIYAEGQRRYVESLSAYARQFLELMSKPDVDLIEGLSPAISIEQKTTSRNPRSTVGTVTEIHDYMRLLWARVGIPYSPATGLPIESQTISQMVDKLTALPEGERLYLLAPVVRGRKGEYKKEIAEWRKAGFQRLKIDGELYPIEDAPELDKKYKHDIDVVVDRLVTKDGLEQRYADSLETALRLADGIATAEWADVKDGETEPRRIMFSERFACPVSGFTITEIEPRLFSFNNPFGACPVCDGLGAKLAFDADLVIPDKDKSLHKGAVAPWAKGPSPLYTQTLQALSRHYGFSMDKPWHDLPAKAHEVILQGTGTEKIKFVYDDNARKYEVNKPFEGVLPNLERRWRETDSSWVREELGRFQSDTPCDACHGARLKPEALAVKIAGKNIAEVSGLAIRPARDWFASLDGQLTDKQMEIARRILKEINDRLKFLVDVGLDYLNLSRGSGTLSGGESQRIRLASQIGSGLTGVLYVLDEPSIGLHQRDNTRLLQSLQGLRDLGNSVLVVEHDEEAILTADHVIDMGPAAGVHGGQVIAEGKPADIMANTDSITGQYLTGAREIAVPEDRRPIFKKKVLRVVGATGNNLKNVTAEIPVGTFTCITGVSGGGKSTFTIETLYKAAARRLNNASDAPAPHEKIEGLENFDKVIDIDQSPIGRTPRSNPATYTGAFQPIRDWFSQLPESKARGYGPGRFSFNVKGGRCEACQGDGLIKIEMHFLPDVYVTCDVCKGKRYNRETLEVLFKGKSIADILDMTVEEAADFFKAVPPVRDKMETLKRVGLGYIHVGQQATTLSGGEAQRVKLSKELSKRATGRTLYILDEPTTGLHFEDTRKLLEVLHELVEQGNTVVVIEHNLDVVKTADWLVDFGPEGGDGGGQIVAVGTPEQVAATPESWTGRYLAEVLKKHRERAGEKRKKRA, encoded by the coding sequence ATGGCCGAACAGCTGAATTTCATCCGCGTGCGCGGCGCGCGCGAGCACAATCTCAAGGACGTGAGTCTGGACATCCCGCGCGGCGAGCTGGTGGTGATCACCGGCCTGTCCGGGTCGGGAAAATCGTCCCTCGCCTTCGACACCATCTACGCCGAGGGCCAGCGCCGCTACGTCGAGAGCCTGTCGGCCTACGCGCGCCAGTTCCTGGAACTGATGAGCAAGCCGGACGTGGACCTGATCGAAGGCCTGTCGCCGGCCATCTCGATCGAGCAGAAGACCACCAGCCGCAACCCGCGCTCGACCGTCGGCACGGTGACCGAGATCCACGACTACATGCGCCTGCTGTGGGCGCGGGTCGGGATCCCCTACTCGCCGGCGACCGGCTTGCCGATCGAGAGCCAGACCATCAGCCAGATGGTCGACAAGCTGACCGCCCTGCCCGAGGGCGAGCGGCTGTACCTGCTCGCCCCCGTCGTCCGCGGCCGCAAGGGCGAGTACAAGAAGGAGATCGCTGAGTGGCGGAAGGCCGGCTTCCAGCGGTTGAAGATCGACGGCGAGCTGTACCCGATCGAGGACGCCCCGGAGCTCGACAAGAAGTACAAGCACGACATCGACGTGGTCGTGGACCGCTTGGTCACCAAGGACGGTCTGGAGCAGCGCTACGCCGACAGCCTGGAGACCGCCCTGCGGCTGGCCGACGGCATCGCCACGGCCGAGTGGGCGGATGTGAAGGACGGCGAGACCGAGCCGCGCCGGATCATGTTCTCCGAACGCTTCGCCTGCCCCGTCAGCGGCTTCACCATCACCGAGATCGAGCCGCGGCTGTTCTCGTTCAACAACCCGTTCGGCGCCTGCCCGGTCTGTGACGGCCTGGGGGCCAAGCTGGCCTTCGACGCCGACCTGGTGATCCCCGACAAGGACAAGAGCCTGCACAAGGGCGCGGTCGCGCCCTGGGCCAAGGGGCCGTCGCCGCTCTACACCCAGACGCTGCAGGCGCTGTCGCGCCACTACGGCTTCTCGATGGACAAGCCCTGGCACGACCTGCCGGCCAAGGCCCATGAGGTGATCCTGCAGGGCACCGGGACCGAGAAGATCAAGTTCGTCTACGACGACAACGCCCGGAAGTACGAGGTCAACAAGCCCTTCGAAGGCGTGCTGCCGAACCTGGAGCGCCGCTGGCGCGAGACCGACTCCAGCTGGGTGCGCGAGGAACTGGGCCGCTTCCAGTCCGACACCCCCTGCGACGCCTGCCACGGCGCCCGCCTGAAGCCCGAGGCCCTGGCGGTCAAGATCGCCGGCAAGAACATCGCCGAGGTCTCCGGCCTCGCCATCCGCCCGGCCCGCGACTGGTTCGCGTCGCTCGACGGCCAGCTGACCGACAAGCAGATGGAGATCGCCCGGCGGATCCTGAAGGAGATCAACGATCGCCTGAAGTTCCTGGTCGACGTCGGCCTGGACTACCTCAACCTGTCGCGCGGCTCGGGCACCCTGTCGGGCGGCGAAAGCCAGCGTATCCGTCTGGCCAGCCAGATCGGCAGCGGCCTGACCGGCGTGCTCTATGTGCTGGACGAGCCGTCCATCGGCCTGCACCAGCGCGACAACACCCGCCTGCTGCAGTCGCTGCAGGGCCTGCGCGATCTGGGCAACTCCGTGCTGGTCGTAGAGCACGACGAGGAGGCCATCCTCACCGCCGACCACGTCATCGACATGGGACCAGCAGCGGGCGTCCACGGCGGCCAGGTGATCGCCGAGGGCAAGCCGGCCGACATCATGGCCAACACCGACAGCATCACCGGCCAGTACCTGACCGGCGCGCGCGAGATCGCCGTGCCGGAGGACCGTCGCCCGATCTTCAAGAAGAAGGTGCTGCGCGTCGTCGGCGCCACCGGCAACAACCTCAAGAACGTCACCGCTGAAATCCCGGTCGGGACCTTTACCTGCATCACCGGCGTGTCGGGCGGCGGCAAGTCGACCTTCACGATCGAGACCCTCTACAAGGCCGCGGCCCGCCGGTTGAACAACGCCAGCGACGCCCCCGCCCCGCATGAGAAGATCGAGGGGCTGGAGAACTTCGACAAGGTCATCGACATCGACCAGAGCCCGATCGGCCGCACCCCGCGGTCGAACCCGGCCACCTACACCGGCGCCTTCCAGCCGATCCGCGACTGGTTCAGCCAGCTGCCGGAGAGCAAGGCGCGCGGCTACGGCCCGGGCCGGTTCAGCTTCAACGTCAAGGGCGGCCGCTGCGAGGCCTGCCAGGGCGACGGCCTGATCAAGATCGAGATGCACTTCCTGCCCGACGTCTACGTCACCTGCGACGTCTGCAAGGGCAAGCGCTACAACCGCGAGACGCTCGAGGTCCTGTTCAAGGGCAAGAGCATCGCCGACATCCTGGACATGACCGTCGAGGAGGCCGCCGACTTCTTCAAGGCCGTCCCGCCGGTGCGCGACAAGATGGAGACCCTGAAGCGGGTGGGCCTGGGCTACATCCACGTCGGCCAGCAGGCGACCACCCTGTCCGGCGGCGAGGCGCAGCGGGTGAAGCTCAGCAAGGAGCTCAGCAAACGGGCCACCGGCCGCACGCTCTACATCCTCGACGAACCGACCACCGGCCTGCATTTCGAGGACACCCGCAAGCTGCTGGAAGTGCTCCACGAACTGGTCGAACAGGGCAACACCGTGGTCGTCATCGAGCACAACCTCGACGTCGTGAAGACGGCTGACTGGCTGGTCGACTTCGGGCCCGAGGGCGGCGACGGCGGCGGCCAGATCGTGGCTGTCGGCACGCCGGAACAGGTCGCCGCGACGCCGGAAAGCTGGACGGGCCGCTACCTCGCCGAGGTGCTGAAGAAGCACCGCGAGCGAGCCGGCGAGAAGCGGAAGAAGCGGGCCTAG
- a CDS encoding acyl-CoA dehydrogenase family protein: protein MSRFAPRTQLETHEVANQPRPLVDVNLFDSDLALRDAAVREGGGWVVAPLSALGAEAGSEAVLELGDQANRYPPELTVFDRYGRRIDEARFHPSYHQLMDVAMRHGIHDIAWRTDGPGGHVAHAAMLALLTEAESGVLCPISMTYASVPALRHQPDVTQPWLDRLIGGTYDAPLKPVAEKRGVTLGMAMTEKQGGSDVRANSTRATPIGDGLYRLVGHKWFCSAPMSDGFLTLAYAEGGLTCFLVPRIAPDGSRNGIQVMRLKDKLGNKSNASSEIEYHDAVAWKLGEEGRGVSVIIDMVHHTRLDTMAGTLGIMRRPLAEAVNHVMGRRAFQRTLIDQPAMRGVIADLALEYEAAALLTMRVASAFDGQSEGERAFARLAVALGKYWLTKRCPNFVYECMESHGGVGYVEETPLPRYFRESPLNAIWEGSGNVIALDVLRTLHREPAALEAFAAEVATARGADVRLDAAAQRLTDRLAGSVGEGDARRLVEDMALLLQGTLMAKHASAPVADAFLASRIGGDWGRSFGALPAGVDVDAIVARQTEPLA from the coding sequence ATGTCCCGCTTCGCCCCCCGCACCCAGCTCGAGACCCACGAGGTCGCCAACCAGCCGCGGCCTCTGGTCGACGTGAACCTGTTCGACAGCGACCTCGCCCTGCGCGACGCCGCCGTGCGCGAGGGCGGCGGCTGGGTCGTCGCGCCGCTGTCGGCGCTGGGCGCGGAGGCGGGGTCCGAGGCGGTGCTGGAGCTGGGCGACCAGGCCAACCGCTATCCGCCCGAGCTGACGGTCTTCGACCGCTACGGCCGCCGCATCGACGAGGCGCGGTTCCATCCGAGCTACCACCAGCTGATGGACGTCGCGATGCGGCACGGCATCCACGATATCGCCTGGCGGACGGACGGTCCCGGCGGCCACGTCGCCCACGCCGCCATGCTGGCCCTGCTGACGGAGGCCGAGAGCGGCGTGCTGTGCCCGATCAGCATGACCTACGCCTCGGTTCCCGCCTTGCGCCACCAGCCCGACGTGACCCAACCCTGGCTCGACAGGTTGATCGGGGGGACCTACGACGCGCCGCTGAAGCCGGTCGCCGAGAAGCGCGGCGTCACGCTCGGCATGGCCATGACCGAGAAACAGGGCGGCAGCGACGTCCGCGCCAACTCGACCAGGGCGACCCCGATCGGAGACGGCCTCTACCGGCTGGTCGGGCACAAGTGGTTCTGCTCGGCGCCGATGAGCGACGGCTTCCTGACCCTGGCCTACGCCGAGGGCGGTCTGACCTGTTTCCTGGTCCCGCGCATCGCGCCGGACGGAAGCCGCAACGGCATCCAGGTCATGAGGTTGAAGGACAAGCTGGGCAACAAGTCCAACGCTTCCAGCGAGATCGAGTATCACGACGCCGTCGCCTGGAAGCTGGGCGAGGAGGGGCGGGGCGTGTCGGTGATCATCGACATGGTCCACCACACCCGGCTCGACACCATGGCCGGCACGCTCGGCATCATGCGCCGCCCGCTGGCCGAGGCGGTGAACCACGTCATGGGCCGCCGCGCCTTCCAGAGGACCCTGATCGACCAGCCGGCCATGCGCGGCGTGATCGCCGACCTGGCGCTGGAGTACGAGGCGGCGGCGCTGCTGACCATGCGCGTGGCGTCGGCCTTCGACGGCCAGTCCGAGGGCGAGCGCGCCTTCGCCCGGCTGGCGGTGGCCCTGGGCAAGTACTGGCTGACCAAGCGTTGCCCCAACTTCGTCTACGAGTGCATGGAGAGCCACGGCGGCGTGGGTTATGTCGAGGAGACGCCGCTGCCGCGCTACTTCCGCGAAAGCCCGCTGAACGCCATCTGGGAAGGCTCGGGCAACGTGATCGCCCTGGACGTCCTGCGCACCCTGCACCGCGAGCCGGCCGCCCTCGAGGCCTTCGCCGCCGAGGTGGCCACGGCGCGCGGCGCGGACGTCCGACTGGATGCGGCGGCCCAGCGGCTGACCGACCGTCTCGCCGGCTCGGTCGGCGAGGGCGACGCCCGCCGTCTGGTCGAGGATATGGCGCTGCTTCTGCAGGGAACGCTGATGGCGAAACACGCCTCGGCGCCGGTCGCCGACGCCTTCCTGGCCAGCCGCATCGGCGGCGACTGGGGCCGCAGCTTCGGCGCCCTGCCGGCCGGCGTGGACGTCGACGCCATCGTCGCCCGCCAGACGGAGCCCCTGGCCTAG
- a CDS encoding MerR family transcriptional regulator, with protein sequence MKIGELALQSGLTASRIRFYEASGLIEPAERRLNGYRDYPPQTLITLQIIARGQRAGFSLDEIRSLLPKRDQATRDHEALLRALKAKVAEIEAMQVHLRTVRQDLLTLIAGIEASPDGLACDANADRLMGMLRKPEPIPADI encoded by the coding sequence ATGAAAATCGGCGAACTCGCCCTGCAGAGCGGCCTGACGGCGTCGCGCATCCGCTTCTACGAGGCCAGCGGCCTGATCGAGCCAGCCGAGCGGCGACTGAACGGCTATCGCGACTACCCGCCCCAGACCTTGATCACGCTGCAGATCATCGCCCGCGGCCAGCGCGCGGGCTTCTCCCTGGACGAGATCCGCAGCCTGCTGCCCAAACGGGACCAGGCGACCCGCGATCATGAGGCGCTTCTCCGGGCCCTGAAGGCCAAGGTCGCCGAGATCGAGGCCATGCAGGTCCACCTGCGCACGGTCCGCCAAGATCTGCTGACTCTGATCGCCGGCATCGAGGCCTCGCCCGACGGCCTGGCCTGCGACGCGAACGCCGACCGGCTGATGGGCATGCTACGAAAACCGGAGCCGATCCCTGCTGACATCTAA
- a CDS encoding DUF1203 domain-containing protein gives MSFVVAGLSPEPFAHLFHADEAALAAAGAIRYRADAKPGFPCRVTLDDAEPGETVLLLNHEHQSADTPYRARHAIFVREGATVPARFEGVLPPALAARLLAIRAFDAQDMMIDAEIVEGAAAVPLIERLLAAPNTAYLHAHYARRGCFAARIDRR, from the coding sequence ATGTCCTTCGTCGTCGCCGGCCTGTCGCCGGAGCCGTTCGCACATCTGTTCCATGCCGACGAAGCCGCGCTCGCCGCCGCCGGCGCCATCCGCTACCGCGCCGACGCCAAACCCGGCTTTCCCTGCCGCGTCACGCTGGACGACGCCGAACCGGGCGAGACCGTGCTGCTGCTGAACCACGAGCACCAGTCCGCCGACACGCCGTATCGCGCCCGCCACGCCATCTTCGTGCGCGAGGGCGCGACCGTCCCGGCGCGCTTCGAGGGCGTCCTGCCGCCGGCGTTGGCCGCCCGCCTGCTGGCCATCCGCGCCTTCGACGCCCAGGACATGATGATCGACGCCGAGATCGTCGAGGGCGCCGCCGCCGTTCCGCTGATCGAACGCCTGCTCGCCGCGCCGAACACCGCCTATCTGCACGCCCACTACGCTCGGCGCGGCTGCTTCGCGGCGCGGATCGACCGGCGCTAA